From a single Natronorubrum tibetense GA33 genomic region:
- a CDS encoding DHH family phosphoesterase produces MAGPVPELEDRATRCATRLSDADRVLLASHIDADGLTSAAIAASALERAEIPFETVFEKQLDETAIADIAATDYETVLFTDFGSGQLDIIGEHEENGDFTPVIADHHQPADRETEYHLNPLLFGINGASELSGAGASYVLARALAEVWNGERRSTEETSAESEWMDPRSDGGIVTASGTNDARADNRDLAALAVVGAVGDMQASSGELHGANAKIVEEGVEAGVVETGTDLALYGKQTRPLPKLFEYATDVHIPGISNNEGGALRFLDGLDLDLKRDGEWRRWSGLSNDEKQTVASALVQRAVSKGVPASKIDQLVSTAYVLPAEPVGTELRDASEFSTLLNATARYERADVGLGVCLGDRGDALERARKLLRDHRRNLSNGIDLVTREGVTHEDHLQWFDAGDEIRETIVGIVAGMAMGNEGISRSKPILAFAEKNEDELKVSSRGTHNLVREGLDLSVVMGEASRAVGGDGGGHDVAAGATVPKGEESAFIERADEIVGEQLS; encoded by the coding sequence ATGGCAGGGCCAGTACCCGAACTCGAGGATCGTGCGACTCGGTGTGCAACGCGGCTGTCCGACGCCGACCGCGTGCTGCTGGCCTCCCACATCGACGCCGACGGGCTGACCAGCGCCGCGATCGCCGCTAGCGCGCTCGAGCGGGCAGAGATCCCGTTCGAGACAGTCTTCGAGAAACAGCTCGACGAGACCGCTATCGCCGATATCGCGGCGACGGACTACGAGACTGTACTCTTTACCGACTTCGGGAGCGGTCAGCTCGATATCATCGGCGAACACGAGGAAAACGGCGACTTCACACCCGTCATCGCGGACCACCACCAGCCCGCCGACCGGGAGACCGAGTACCACCTCAACCCGCTGCTGTTCGGGATCAACGGCGCCTCAGAACTCTCGGGTGCGGGCGCGAGCTACGTGCTCGCCCGCGCGCTCGCTGAGGTTTGGAATGGGGAACGGCGTTCGACTGAAGAAACGTCGGCCGAAAGTGAATGGATGGACCCACGGTCCGACGGCGGGATCGTCACCGCGAGCGGTACTAACGATGCCCGCGCCGACAACCGCGATCTGGCCGCACTGGCCGTCGTCGGCGCCGTCGGCGACATGCAGGCCTCGAGCGGCGAACTCCACGGCGCGAACGCGAAGATCGTCGAGGAGGGCGTCGAGGCCGGCGTCGTCGAGACCGGGACGGACCTCGCACTCTACGGGAAACAGACCCGACCCCTCCCCAAGCTGTTCGAGTACGCCACCGACGTCCACATTCCCGGCATCTCCAACAACGAAGGTGGTGCGCTCCGATTCCTCGACGGACTCGATCTCGACCTAAAACGGGATGGCGAGTGGCGCCGGTGGTCCGGCCTCTCGAACGACGAGAAACAGACCGTCGCCAGCGCGCTCGTCCAACGGGCCGTCTCGAAGGGCGTTCCCGCGAGTAAGATCGACCAACTCGTCAGCACCGCGTACGTCCTGCCCGCAGAACCCGTCGGCACCGAACTCCGAGACGCCAGCGAGTTCTCGACACTGCTCAACGCGACCGCACGCTACGAACGCGCCGACGTCGGTCTCGGCGTCTGTCTCGGGGACCGGGGCGACGCACTCGAACGCGCGCGAAAACTCCTCCGAGATCACCGACGGAACCTCTCGAACGGAATCGACCTCGTCACGCGCGAAGGCGTCACGCACGAGGACCACCTCCAGTGGTTCGACGCGGGCGACGAGATCCGCGAAACTATCGTCGGCATCGTCGCCGGGATGGCGATGGGGAACGAGGGGATCAGCCGATCGAAGCCGATCCTCGCGTTCGCGGAGAAAAACGAGGACGAACTGAAGGTCTCCTCCCGCGGGACCCACAATCTGGTCCGAGAGGGACTCGACCTTTCGGTCGTCATGGGCGAGGCCTCTCGAGCCGTCGGCGGCGACGGGGGCGGTCACGACGTCGCCGCCGGTGCGACGGTACCGAAAGGCGAAGAATCGGCGTTTATCGAACGGGCCGACGAGATCGTCGGCGAACAACTCTCCTGA
- a CDS encoding uroporphyrinogen-III synthase, translating into MSETPETPTVAVFRPDDERIEDAVSLLEEFGTDPLPDPMLAVEPTDATPRTDADYVVFTSKTGAELVSEAGWEESGETVCAIGPATADALREEGYAVDIVPEEFTSSGLVATLANEIDGARVEVARSDHGSPVLLEGFEDAGAYVHETVLYRLVRPKGSGESATLAAAGDLDAVCFTSSLTVEHFLEAAAERGVRADALEGLAEATVGVIGAPTAETAAAHGLDVDVVPDEATFEALARETLEAVRRARE; encoded by the coding sequence ATGAGCGAAACACCAGAGACACCCACCGTTGCCGTCTTTCGCCCCGACGACGAGCGAATCGAAGATGCTGTCAGCCTGCTCGAGGAGTTCGGGACCGATCCCCTGCCGGACCCGATGCTCGCCGTCGAGCCAACCGACGCGACGCCCCGAACCGACGCCGACTACGTCGTCTTCACCAGCAAGACGGGTGCGGAACTCGTCTCCGAGGCGGGCTGGGAGGAGAGCGGCGAAACCGTCTGTGCGATCGGTCCCGCAACCGCCGACGCGCTCCGCGAGGAGGGGTACGCAGTCGATATCGTCCCCGAAGAGTTCACCTCGAGCGGACTTGTCGCTACGCTAGCAAACGAGATCGACGGTGCGCGCGTCGAAGTCGCCCGCAGCGACCACGGGAGCCCGGTGTTGCTCGAGGGCTTCGAAGACGCGGGTGCGTACGTCCACGAGACGGTCCTCTATCGACTGGTGCGACCTAAGGGGAGCGGCGAGTCCGCCACCCTCGCCGCCGCAGGCGACCTCGATGCCGTCTGCTTCACCTCGTCGCTGACCGTCGAACACTTCCTCGAGGCCGCGGCCGAGCGAGGGGTCCGTGCGGACGCACTCGAGGGACTCGCCGAGGCCACCGTCGGCGTCATCGGTGCGCCGACGGCCGAAACCGCCGCAGCGCACGGACTCGATGTCGACGTGGTCCCCGACGAGGCCACGTTCGAAGCACTCGCGCGGGAGACGCTCGAAGCCGTTCGACGCGCTCGCGAGTAG